TGTTTAAATTTAATTTCGACCATGTTTACTTTTAAAAATTTGAGCTATTTTTTACTCCTCATTTATAACCATAGCTAGactttataataataataatttatagTAATAGATGGTTAAGTACATCCCTTATGCGCGGACCGAaataaaagtattatttttttctaagaaaAATACTGCCTTGACTTGATTAAGAATTGAGTTAATGTGATATCCTACCTAGTCTTTACAGTACAAACACTCGACCCTATATAGGCAGAGCTTAGCCTAAATCCCACTAGCTAGTCTACTGTTGCCTAGAGACAGGTGTGCAACAAGAGGCCATAGAGCAGGTGCAGACGGTGCAGGTCTGGCGATCCGGTTAGAGACCTAGTTTAAGGTCATGAATCCCTAGTTAGTTTCCGTAGGCGGCTAGTGAGATGATGTTGTGTTAGGTAATAGTTTTGTTGAGTCGCACTGCTATGACGGTGGTATATTACTAAACTCAGCTTATGAGTAAAATGTACAACTCTACAGATATTAAACTATTTAAATAGTTATATCCAAGGTTATGGATGAGCTATGGTTCGATCATagcaactagcatgggttgtgGGTGTCCCCTTAgtgtgtgagtgggcaaggtgtaCCATTTTTGAAAAGTTAGGTCCGACCGTGTGCCATAGGTTGTCGTGGACAAGGTGTCTGACAACAATAAAACTTAGATCTTGCTGACTTTCCATCATGGCCGAAAACATCCTTCATATAATGATTGCCTTATGAAAAATAAACCTTGCATGAGTAAAATTAGTCTTTCTGCAAAGATAACCCTTCAACTTATTCCTTATCTAtccatatgcatatatttatacCTTTATTGTAGGGTAAGAGTTGAGACTTACTAAGTATTTttatactcactcttgcttaTGCTTTCAGAGAACGACCTAAATTTCACCGAAGCAGACGAGTAttggtcgcgtccgcacccaaGTTACATGTGGTGTGGTGTGTCCCTCATGTTATCTCTGCGATGTACTCTGATGTCGTGAACTTTATTATTTATGCATTATTGCTTAATGCTCTATGTTTTATTAGACTGGTAGAGTTTATTCACTGCCCTTTGTGTTGTATGACTGCGATAACATCTATCGTAAGACTTTTATTTACTAACGACTAATCCAATAACTGATATAATAATGATTTTTAAGTACCGAGATAACCAGGGCGCTTCAAAATTTTAGTAACAAACCAAATGCTCGCCAAATTTACCAAATTTTAGTAAGGCAACCATTGGCATAGAACCATCTCTTTGTAATTAACCTAGATAACTCAGACGATTTGTTATTATTTTCAAGAAAAGCACAGGCCATCACATCATCAGCCGTTGATTAATACTGGGTACAGTTACAGTACAAGACAAGAAGGCTATGCTTTTCTTGCTTGAACCACATAAATGCTACCTACGCTGCTCATGAAAGCATCTTGAAAACGATTTTTAAGGAGATCTTTATCAAGCGGATGAGTATCTACTAATAGACTCTGCTTAAATTTAATTTCGATCATGTTTACTTTTAAAAGCTTGAGCTATTTTTTACTGCTCATTTATAACCACAGCTAGACTTTATAATAATAATTCATAGTAATAGATGGTTGAGTACATCCCTTATGCGGGGACCGAAATAAAAGCATTCTTTTTTCTAAGAAAAATACTGCCCGTGGAAGCACTCTACAGAAATTGCCTGCTTCGATGAAGACAGGCAATGCTGACATTTTGCTTCGATCTGGAATTGTACTCCACTCCACTCGACTCCTGGGAAACAGGAAAACAGGGGCGCCTACTCTCCTCCTATGCTACCAGGTGCGCCCGATCGATGGATAATACAAAAGTAGCTCGTCTTAGCTAGATGGATTAGGATAAATCCGCCACGTCATGCATCCCCAATGATGCAACTAATTTATTGatttttcctctccttttgtTTTTCAGCTCCATCGTTCGTTCTCCTGGCCGTCGGCGGAGGTTGATGCCGGCAGCTGCGAGTAGAAATCGTGGTCCAAATAATCTTTCTTGCTGCTGTTGTTGTAGTAGTGCATCAACGCAGCTCCTCCGAGGACGGCGAGCGTGAGCGCCTGGGCGTGCATCCTGGCGTGGATCAGGCGCAGGCTCGTCGTCCTCTGCGGCGCCCTCTTCCGGCTGTACGCCACCGACGCGCCCACCGCCGTCGCCCACACAGCTCCTGCACGCACGCCGCGGTTTCAGAACAGAAAGCAAAGCCGAGATTGTTTTTTCAAAGCGATCGAAATCGAGGATCTGACAGCTTGATTTTGTAGTACATCGTAacgaaagagagaaaaaaacaaattaatCAGGAGAACAAAGGCAAGGGGGCGGATCGAGCACATGAAACAAGAGGATGTATGGATGGATCGATATGGCGATCAATTTGCTTGCAAATGATTAGCTAGCACTGGTTGGTTGGGTTGCTTAGTTACTCACCGATGGTTGTGAGCTTGTGCTCCTCCACCCAGGACTGCACCGACGAGCTCACCCTCTCCATGATCTCTCTCTTTACTTGGATGGATCGATCTTCCTCTGATCACGCAACAGCAGCAAGAAGAAGCAATCGGATCGGACGTCGGGAAGTCAGGAAAGGCTGTTCCTTTGGATTTGTTGATGCTTGTATGGATGAAAGGGGATCGCGAAGTGATGGGATCGGCAGGTCAGTTTGGTCAAGTACTTATAGCTGTGGAGGAGCAGAGTGTGTCTGCGGTGTGCCCACTGGTTCTTCCGTGCCAGTGGAGAGAAAAACCAAGGGCACCGTCCCAGCCATGAGCCATCTGTTTCTTGCGTGCTCCTGGTTTCCGTGCCTGCTTCTTGtgggctcctctctctcttgcgGATTAGGTGAAGGTAAGTAGTCTTGACCCAAGGTTTTAGACCCACCTTTTCCACTTGCTGCCGAAATAGGTTTATGTTCCCTGCATACATGTGGACTTAAATAATGTGTTTAGtagggattttaattttgttttataaaaagACCGAGATTTCATTGAGATTTTGATCACTTTTTGTCTTCTACTCTATTGGTCACATACAtaagtgaaagaaaattttaaaattacatATTTGATCTCCTAAAAAATTCACACAAAAATTTGATTAGGTGAAGGTAGGTAGGCACCTAAGGTTTTAGGCCCACCTTATCCACTTGCTGCCAAAATAGGTTTATGTTCCCTGTATATATGTGGGTCTTGAATAATATGTCTAGCAGagatttttatttcattttataattttttaagtgaATTTGTGTCATTTGtaatacaaaactacaagtattgtgacTAGTAACATAAAATTACAAGTATTGTGTActaatttcatataaaatttgattttaattggatttaccaaaaaaatggtcttatatttcttcaaaaatcatgaaactttttgtatgtgttccgTAATcgatgtgcaacctattttaattgaattcacccaaaaaaacatatgtataatttaaactaaaattatccaaaaatgctactt
The nucleotide sequence above comes from Phragmites australis chromosome 4, lpPhrAust1.1, whole genome shotgun sequence. Encoded proteins:
- the LOC133916885 gene encoding uncharacterized protein LOC133916885, which encodes MERVSSSVQSWVEEHKLTTIGAVWATAVGASVAYSRKRAPQRTTSLRLIHARMHAQALTLAVLGGAALMHYYNNSSKKDYLDHDFYSQLPASTSADGQENERWS